A section of the Vespa velutina chromosome 6, iVesVel2.1, whole genome shotgun sequence genome encodes:
- the LOC124949862 gene encoding U1 small nuclear ribonucleoprotein C encodes MPKYYCDYCDTYLTHDSPSVRKTHCQGRKHKDNVKFFYQKWMEEQAQHLIDATTAAFKAGKIASNPFAANKGAAIPPPPSLGPRPGVPPQGPPGMMPPPGMHPGGPMGPGGPMMMGPHGPMPSMMGMRPPMMGPMGPMGPMMGPMGPMGPMRPPMNGPPPPIGGPPPMKK; translated from the coding sequence ATGCCAAAATATTACTGTGATTATTGTGACACATATTTAACACATGATTCGCCCAGTGTACGAAAAACTCATTGCCAAGGACGAAAACACAAAGATAATGTcaaattcttttatcaaaaatgGATGGAGGAACAAGCTCAGCACTTAATCGATGCCACGACAGCAGCCTTCAAAGCTGGAAAAATTGCATCCAATCCATTTGCAGCAAATAAAGGTGCAGCTATACCTCCACCACCTAGTCTTGGGCCACGACCTGGAGTACCACCTCAGGGACCACCAGGTATGATGCCACCGCCTGGTATGCATCCTGGTGGTCCAATGGGACCTGGTGGTCCCATGATGATGGGTCCACACGGACCAATGCCTTCGATGATGGGTATGAGACCGCCAATGATGGGTCCTATGGGACCAATGGGCCCAATGATGGGACCGATGGGCCCTATGGGACCTATGAGACCACCTATGAACGGACCTCCACCACCTATAGGTGGCCCACCgccaatgaaaaaataa
- the LOC124949856 gene encoding uncharacterized protein LOC124949856 isoform X2, whose amino-acid sequence MEENFFTDFSDNFIADESDSDLEARLYANIHYTSVETETPNEIPITTKISFNNKKNINNTAILDDNIQNRENSSKCADSERNIESSFNESLQRDKEIIRNDMEKVIRTDSVQKDIDDPYTFDIDVEDQNNISPMKKNRKKTKRKAKKSIVNQVTQELLNYVFKVPNKLQLLPNNHSNVKQSGISNINTLKNKSIKSRQKKQNIENVLSINKGSKESINLIYTEKHKDIEEKNTKYSVLNKKEKGKLHDIEHFNDESDSDSDSDSDESILEVPVPPKPPPPVISLNDSDEDNKSSDKKSTITKKPLTVEDCNTNNFRDQVKKALSKSQSELTSLNNSEILDDENNMEDIILNCTDICKGASNITEIREMSKNVQKKKRSHGAKELSPNVLQDGKINNNKNKFEKKNVDSSNKQLNNTPTSMCSTENMQNDASEVTEVHTNIDFTEDILPVDEFIMSQNESSPNKKRQLECEHTINDNVKRAKISDEFYQSEPSTSGVYSKNKENKDKSNDSSSFHPMSEKLRAFYTNSRGQENFDVSEVQSKMSNEDLISNSKKRNFWFKCSYCHQSGHERHDCPIINKSLKCYMCGVQGHTGTRCPRKMCLTCGKRQGTFKKTCETCRTLYCTMCNAVGHMYTECPDLWRRYHQTTTTNGISIPSNILGVMKPADRLFCCNCTKRGHDSSMCKDNRWSKHFPTPSFVSNYTDGPTYINEKDQPVNIVEQSNDDVIQAQNKTNSNEPNTNILVNVLASDDLLPFPKELLKRKQSQKKAFPQNVWEDETNISYIIYECGEFYTIEDNGMEITYTITARKGFNTYYIMERRVVPYFLENLLKLFMFEVKIYKKNDSTNEIVLRIRTYADLINDLRRLILYWLSLEDDEKDYVMFLDLPLKRIEMLKLLNLKMQKLGTESGNALKLYDGIVSSKLFLQITRHKLKYLNVFNRIQESQQKLLLILNDHPNLRKFPEEIQEFITILERSKSTNVPLQAYLQILTVYNFIFVPHTPPKSFVTKYGKYKKPNVNKNTRKGNSNANASKGKAFAQQNLTIPVIQTDRSSNNNDLRSRKSNQCNLISKEPQNVNDFIQLENTNATYTYVSCDDTVNEINKTNENSNTENYRTSEYSNLAKTTMSQGEWYNNDVTTNRNIMEYNLPSTSHNSVSKNTTSDKYTNITVNMLNKNQADETPDNVKLNMNNSKTDDYQNIDKCTNIIVSVSNKNQGHTSNVENEKQQNNNKYTNITVSISNKDQNTNISPNANNSTNDNCQSTEINNSENKKMDDKNDVVCIEIKKKAENQIEDKSQNQNNINDSDKTAERTTRKKGKRRGRDKYDPTTQQLKKTTERCFKLQKLNSVIQRDLSICSSDDFNYWKMFTNRIEGMVKMCGVIHIKKALIVLKNEIAKQTVTRKNICMLQKLVNIELQHQEQVKSLYNHFDVVS is encoded by the exons atggagGAGAATTTCTTTACTG atttttctgataattttattGCCGATGAAAGCGATAGTGATTTAGAAGCTAGATTATATGCTAATATTCATTATACGTCAGTTGAAACAGAAACACCGAATGAAATACCAATTActacaaaaatttcttttaataataaaaagaacataaataaTACTGCTATCTTAGATGATAATATACAAAATCGAGAAAATTCATCTAAGTGTGCAGACagtgaaagaaatattgaaagtaGTTTTAATGAATCTTTACAACgggataaagaaataatacgcAATGATATGGAAAAAGTAATACGTACAGATTCAGTTCAAAAAGATATTGACGATCCTTATACATTTGATATAGATGTTGAGgatcaaaataatatctcgcctatgaagaaaaatcgtaaaaaaactaaaagaaaggCTAAAAAATCTATTGTAAATCAAGTAACACAGGAGTTGCTTAATTATGTCTTTAAAGTTCCTAATAAGTTACAACTGTTGCCAAATAATCATTCTAATGTTAAACAATCTggtatttcaaatattaatactttaaagaataaatctataaaatcaagacaaaagaaacaaaatatagaaaatgttctttctataaataaagGTTCAAAAGAATCTATTAATCTAATTTATACTGAAAAGCATAAagatatagaagaaaagaatactaAATATAGtgttctaaataaaaaagaaaaaggaaagttaCATGATATTGAACATTTTAATGATGAAAGCGATTCTGATTCTGATTCTGATTCTGATGAATCAATATTAGAAGTACCAGTTCCTCCTAAACCTCCACCTCCTGTTATTAGCTTAAATGATTCTGATGAGGATAACAAATCGTCTGATAAAAAGAGTACTATAACAAAAAAACCTTTAACTGTTGAAGATTGTAATACAAATAACTTTAGAGATCAAGTGAAAAAAGCATTATCGAAATCACAATCTGAATTAACGTCTTTGAATAATTCAGAGATTTTagatgatgaaaataatatggaaGACATAATTTTGAATTGTACGGATATCTGTAAAGGTGCTTCTAATATTACAGAAATTAGAGAAATGAGCAAAAatgttcaaaagaaaaaaagatctcaTGGCGCAAAAGAACTAAGTCCAAATGTTCTACAAGatggtaaaattaataacaataaaaacaagtttgaaaagaaaaatgttgattCAAGTAACAAACAATTGAATAATACACCTACGTCCATGTGTTCAACAGAAAACATGCAGAATGATGCATCTGAAGTTACTGAAgtacatacaaatatagatTTTACAGAAGATATATTGCCTGTGGATGAATTTATTATGTCGCAGAATGAATCAAgtccaaataaaaaaaggcaGCTTGAATGTGAACATACAATAAATGATAATGTTAAACGTGCAAAAATAAGTGATGAATTTTACCAAAGTGAACCAAGTACAAGCGGTgtatatagtaaaaataaagaaaataaagataaatcaaaTGACAGTTCCTCCTTTCATCCAATGTCAGAGAAGTTAAGAGCTTTTTATACTAATTCTCGTGGTCAAGAGAACTTTGATGTTAGCGAAGTCCAAAGTAAAATGTCCA ATGaagatttaatatcaaattctaAAAAACGGAACTTTTGGTTTAAGTGTTCTTACTGTCATCAAAGTGGTCATGAAAGACACGATTGtccgataataaataaatcattaaaatgttatatgtGTGGCGTTCAAGGTCATACAGGAACACGGTGCCCTCGAAAAATGTGTCTCAcg TGTGGTAAAAGACAAGGGACATTTAAAAAAACTTGTGAAACCTGTCGAACACTTTATTGTACTATGTGTAATGCGGTAGGTCATATGTATACAGAATGTCCAGATCTTTGGAGAAGATATCATCAAACA aCAACAACGAATGGAATAAGTATTCCTTCCAATATATTGGGCGTGATGAAGCCTGCCGATCGTCTCTTTTGCTGTAATTGTACGAAACGAGGCCATGATTCCTCTATGTGTAAAGATAACAGATGGTCGAAACATTTTCCTACACCATCGTTTGTATCAAATTATACAGATGGTCCAacttatattaatgaaaaagatcaaCCTGTAAATATCGTAGAACAATCAAATGATGATGTCATACAAGCTCAAAACAAAACTAATAGCAATGAGCCTAATACTAATATACTTGTTAACGTGCTTGCATCCGATGATCTTTTACCATTTCCAAAGGAATTgttaaaaaggaaacagaGTCAAAAAAAGGCATTTCCACAAAATGTATGGGAAGATGAAACTAATATCTCTTATATCATATACGAATGCGGTGAATTTTATACGATAGAAGATAATGGAATGGAAATAACGTACACTATAACCGCAAGAAAAGGTTtcaatacatattatataatggaACGCCGTGTTGTTCCAtattttttggaaaatttattaaaactatttatGTTTGAagtaaagatatataagaaaaatgattcaaCAAATGAAATAGTCTTACGCATCAGAACGTATGCTGATTTAATAAACGATTTGCGTAGACTTATTCTATATTGGTTGAGCCTTGAGGATGATGAAAAAGATTATGTAATGTTTTTGGATTTACCATTGAAACGAATAGAAATGCTAAAacttttaaatttgaaaatgcaAAAATTAGGAACAGAATCGGGGAATGCTCTTAAATTATATGATGGCATAGTTtcgtcaaaattatttttacaaattacaagacataaattaaaatatttaaacgtttttaATCGTATACAAGAGAGCCAGCAGAAATTACTCTTAATATTGAATGATCATCCAAATCTACGAAAATTTCCAGAGGAAATTCAAGAATTTATAACGATTTTAGAACGATCAAAAAGTACGAATGTACCTCTTCAGGCATATCTTCAAATTCTTAcagtttataattttatattcgtacCTCACACTCCACCAAAATCTTTCGTAACAAAGTATGGTAAATACAAAAAGcctaatgtaaataaaaatacacgcAAGGGTAATTCTAATGCTAATGCTTCCAAAGGAAAAGCTTTTGCTCAGCAAAATTTAACAATACCAGTTATACAAACTGATCGATCATCTAATAACAATGATTTACGATCTCGGAAATCTAATCAATGTAATCTTATTTCGAAGGAACCTCAAAATGTCAatgattttatacaattaGAAAATACGAATGCTACATATACTTATGTTAGTTGTGATGATACAGTCAACGAGATTAACAAAACAAACGAGAATAGTAACACCGAGAATTATAGAACTTCGGAATATAGTAATTTGGCAAAAACGACTATGAGTCAAGGTGAATGGTATAACAATGATGTTActacaaatagaaatataatggaATACAATTTGCCATCTACGTCGCACAATTCAGTTTCGAAAAATACGACCTctgataaatatacaaatattaccgttaatatgttaaataaaaatcaagctGACGAAACTCCTGACAATGTTAagttaaatatgaataattctaAAACCGATGATTATCAGAATATTGATAAATGTACAAATATCATTGTTAGTGTATCTAATAAGAATCAAGGTCATACATCTAATGTAGAAAATGAGAAAcaacaaaacaataataaatatacaaatattactGTTAGTATATCTAATAAAGATCAGAATACCAATATATCACCAAATGCAAATAATTCTACAAATGATAATTGCCAAAGtactgaaataaataattcggaaaataagaagatggatgataaaaatgatgtaGTGTGcatcgaaataaagaaaaaagctgAAAATCAGATTGAAGATAAATCTCAAAatcaaaacaatataaatgattCGGATAAAACTGCTGAAAGAACAActaggaagaaaggaaaaaggagaggaagagataaaTATGATCCTACGACTCAACAATTAAAGAAAACTACAGAGAGATgttttaaattacaaaaattgaaCAGTGTTATTCAACGAGATTTATCAATATGTTCATcagatgattttaattattggaAAATGTTTACAAACAGGATTGAAGGGATGGTAAAAATGTGTGGCgtaatacatattaaaaaggctttaattgttttaaaaaatgaaattgcaaAACAAACTGTAACAAGGAAGAATATTTGTATGCTTCAAAAATTAGTAAATATAGAGCTTCAGCATCAGGAACAAGTAAAAAGTTTGTACAATCATTTTGACGTTGTTTCTTGA
- the LOC124949856 gene encoding uncharacterized protein LOC124949856 isoform X1, translating into MEENFFTDFSDNFIADESDSDLEARLYANIHYTSVETETPNEIPITTKISFNNKKNINNTAILDDNIQNRENSSKCADSERNIESSFNESLQRDKEIIRNDMEKVIRTDSVQKDIDDPYTFDIDVEDQNNISPMKKNRKKTKRKAKKSIVNQVTQELLNYVFKVPNKLQLLPNNHSNVKQSGISNINTLKNKSIKSRQKKQNIENVLSINKGSKESINLIYTEKHKDIEEKNTKYSVLNKKEKGKLHDIEHFNDESDSDSDSDSDESILEVPVPPKPPPPVISLNDSDEDNKSSDKKSTITKKPLTVEDCNTNNFRDQVKKALSKSQSELTSLNNSEILDDENNMEDIILNCTDICKGASNITEIREMSKNVQKKKRSHGAKELSPNVLQDGKINNNKNKFEKKNVDSSNKQLNNTPTSMCSTENMQNDASEVTEVHTNIDFTEDILPVDEFIMSQNESSPNKKRQLECEHTINDNVKRAKISDEFYQSEPSTSGVYSKNKENKDKSNDSSSFHPMSEKLRAFYTNSRGQENFDVSEVQSKMSKDPRLWAILDEDLISNSKKRNFWFKCSYCHQSGHERHDCPIINKSLKCYMCGVQGHTGTRCPRKMCLTCGKRQGTFKKTCETCRTLYCTMCNAVGHMYTECPDLWRRYHQTTTTNGISIPSNILGVMKPADRLFCCNCTKRGHDSSMCKDNRWSKHFPTPSFVSNYTDGPTYINEKDQPVNIVEQSNDDVIQAQNKTNSNEPNTNILVNVLASDDLLPFPKELLKRKQSQKKAFPQNVWEDETNISYIIYECGEFYTIEDNGMEITYTITARKGFNTYYIMERRVVPYFLENLLKLFMFEVKIYKKNDSTNEIVLRIRTYADLINDLRRLILYWLSLEDDEKDYVMFLDLPLKRIEMLKLLNLKMQKLGTESGNALKLYDGIVSSKLFLQITRHKLKYLNVFNRIQESQQKLLLILNDHPNLRKFPEEIQEFITILERSKSTNVPLQAYLQILTVYNFIFVPHTPPKSFVTKYGKYKKPNVNKNTRKGNSNANASKGKAFAQQNLTIPVIQTDRSSNNNDLRSRKSNQCNLISKEPQNVNDFIQLENTNATYTYVSCDDTVNEINKTNENSNTENYRTSEYSNLAKTTMSQGEWYNNDVTTNRNIMEYNLPSTSHNSVSKNTTSDKYTNITVNMLNKNQADETPDNVKLNMNNSKTDDYQNIDKCTNIIVSVSNKNQGHTSNVENEKQQNNNKYTNITVSISNKDQNTNISPNANNSTNDNCQSTEINNSENKKMDDKNDVVCIEIKKKAENQIEDKSQNQNNINDSDKTAERTTRKKGKRRGRDKYDPTTQQLKKTTERCFKLQKLNSVIQRDLSICSSDDFNYWKMFTNRIEGMVKMCGVIHIKKALIVLKNEIAKQTVTRKNICMLQKLVNIELQHQEQVKSLYNHFDVVS; encoded by the exons atggagGAGAATTTCTTTACTG atttttctgataattttattGCCGATGAAAGCGATAGTGATTTAGAAGCTAGATTATATGCTAATATTCATTATACGTCAGTTGAAACAGAAACACCGAATGAAATACCAATTActacaaaaatttcttttaataataaaaagaacataaataaTACTGCTATCTTAGATGATAATATACAAAATCGAGAAAATTCATCTAAGTGTGCAGACagtgaaagaaatattgaaagtaGTTTTAATGAATCTTTACAACgggataaagaaataatacgcAATGATATGGAAAAAGTAATACGTACAGATTCAGTTCAAAAAGATATTGACGATCCTTATACATTTGATATAGATGTTGAGgatcaaaataatatctcgcctatgaagaaaaatcgtaaaaaaactaaaagaaaggCTAAAAAATCTATTGTAAATCAAGTAACACAGGAGTTGCTTAATTATGTCTTTAAAGTTCCTAATAAGTTACAACTGTTGCCAAATAATCATTCTAATGTTAAACAATCTggtatttcaaatattaatactttaaagaataaatctataaaatcaagacaaaagaaacaaaatatagaaaatgttctttctataaataaagGTTCAAAAGAATCTATTAATCTAATTTATACTGAAAAGCATAAagatatagaagaaaagaatactaAATATAGtgttctaaataaaaaagaaaaaggaaagttaCATGATATTGAACATTTTAATGATGAAAGCGATTCTGATTCTGATTCTGATTCTGATGAATCAATATTAGAAGTACCAGTTCCTCCTAAACCTCCACCTCCTGTTATTAGCTTAAATGATTCTGATGAGGATAACAAATCGTCTGATAAAAAGAGTACTATAACAAAAAAACCTTTAACTGTTGAAGATTGTAATACAAATAACTTTAGAGATCAAGTGAAAAAAGCATTATCGAAATCACAATCTGAATTAACGTCTTTGAATAATTCAGAGATTTTagatgatgaaaataatatggaaGACATAATTTTGAATTGTACGGATATCTGTAAAGGTGCTTCTAATATTACAGAAATTAGAGAAATGAGCAAAAatgttcaaaagaaaaaaagatctcaTGGCGCAAAAGAACTAAGTCCAAATGTTCTACAAGatggtaaaattaataacaataaaaacaagtttgaaaagaaaaatgttgattCAAGTAACAAACAATTGAATAATACACCTACGTCCATGTGTTCAACAGAAAACATGCAGAATGATGCATCTGAAGTTACTGAAgtacatacaaatatagatTTTACAGAAGATATATTGCCTGTGGATGAATTTATTATGTCGCAGAATGAATCAAgtccaaataaaaaaaggcaGCTTGAATGTGAACATACAATAAATGATAATGTTAAACGTGCAAAAATAAGTGATGAATTTTACCAAAGTGAACCAAGTACAAGCGGTgtatatagtaaaaataaagaaaataaagataaatcaaaTGACAGTTCCTCCTTTCATCCAATGTCAGAGAAGTTAAGAGCTTTTTATACTAATTCTCGTGGTCAAGAGAACTTTGATGTTAGCGAAGTCCAAAGTAAAATGTCCA aagATCCACGACTTTGGGCTATTTTAGATGaagatttaatatcaaattctaAAAAACGGAACTTTTGGTTTAAGTGTTCTTACTGTCATCAAAGTGGTCATGAAAGACACGATTGtccgataataaataaatcattaaaatgttatatgtGTGGCGTTCAAGGTCATACAGGAACACGGTGCCCTCGAAAAATGTGTCTCAcg TGTGGTAAAAGACAAGGGACATTTAAAAAAACTTGTGAAACCTGTCGAACACTTTATTGTACTATGTGTAATGCGGTAGGTCATATGTATACAGAATGTCCAGATCTTTGGAGAAGATATCATCAAACA aCAACAACGAATGGAATAAGTATTCCTTCCAATATATTGGGCGTGATGAAGCCTGCCGATCGTCTCTTTTGCTGTAATTGTACGAAACGAGGCCATGATTCCTCTATGTGTAAAGATAACAGATGGTCGAAACATTTTCCTACACCATCGTTTGTATCAAATTATACAGATGGTCCAacttatattaatgaaaaagatcaaCCTGTAAATATCGTAGAACAATCAAATGATGATGTCATACAAGCTCAAAACAAAACTAATAGCAATGAGCCTAATACTAATATACTTGTTAACGTGCTTGCATCCGATGATCTTTTACCATTTCCAAAGGAATTgttaaaaaggaaacagaGTCAAAAAAAGGCATTTCCACAAAATGTATGGGAAGATGAAACTAATATCTCTTATATCATATACGAATGCGGTGAATTTTATACGATAGAAGATAATGGAATGGAAATAACGTACACTATAACCGCAAGAAAAGGTTtcaatacatattatataatggaACGCCGTGTTGTTCCAtattttttggaaaatttattaaaactatttatGTTTGAagtaaagatatataagaaaaatgattcaaCAAATGAAATAGTCTTACGCATCAGAACGTATGCTGATTTAATAAACGATTTGCGTAGACTTATTCTATATTGGTTGAGCCTTGAGGATGATGAAAAAGATTATGTAATGTTTTTGGATTTACCATTGAAACGAATAGAAATGCTAAAacttttaaatttgaaaatgcaAAAATTAGGAACAGAATCGGGGAATGCTCTTAAATTATATGATGGCATAGTTtcgtcaaaattatttttacaaattacaagacataaattaaaatatttaaacgtttttaATCGTATACAAGAGAGCCAGCAGAAATTACTCTTAATATTGAATGATCATCCAAATCTACGAAAATTTCCAGAGGAAATTCAAGAATTTATAACGATTTTAGAACGATCAAAAAGTACGAATGTACCTCTTCAGGCATATCTTCAAATTCTTAcagtttataattttatattcgtacCTCACACTCCACCAAAATCTTTCGTAACAAAGTATGGTAAATACAAAAAGcctaatgtaaataaaaatacacgcAAGGGTAATTCTAATGCTAATGCTTCCAAAGGAAAAGCTTTTGCTCAGCAAAATTTAACAATACCAGTTATACAAACTGATCGATCATCTAATAACAATGATTTACGATCTCGGAAATCTAATCAATGTAATCTTATTTCGAAGGAACCTCAAAATGTCAatgattttatacaattaGAAAATACGAATGCTACATATACTTATGTTAGTTGTGATGATACAGTCAACGAGATTAACAAAACAAACGAGAATAGTAACACCGAGAATTATAGAACTTCGGAATATAGTAATTTGGCAAAAACGACTATGAGTCAAGGTGAATGGTATAACAATGATGTTActacaaatagaaatataatggaATACAATTTGCCATCTACGTCGCACAATTCAGTTTCGAAAAATACGACCTctgataaatatacaaatattaccgttaatatgttaaataaaaatcaagctGACGAAACTCCTGACAATGTTAagttaaatatgaataattctaAAACCGATGATTATCAGAATATTGATAAATGTACAAATATCATTGTTAGTGTATCTAATAAGAATCAAGGTCATACATCTAATGTAGAAAATGAGAAAcaacaaaacaataataaatatacaaatattactGTTAGTATATCTAATAAAGATCAGAATACCAATATATCACCAAATGCAAATAATTCTACAAATGATAATTGCCAAAGtactgaaataaataattcggaaaataagaagatggatgataaaaatgatgtaGTGTGcatcgaaataaagaaaaaagctgAAAATCAGATTGAAGATAAATCTCAAAatcaaaacaatataaatgattCGGATAAAACTGCTGAAAGAACAActaggaagaaaggaaaaaggagaggaagagataaaTATGATCCTACGACTCAACAATTAAAGAAAACTACAGAGAGATgttttaaattacaaaaattgaaCAGTGTTATTCAACGAGATTTATCAATATGTTCATcagatgattttaattattggaAAATGTTTACAAACAGGATTGAAGGGATGGTAAAAATGTGTGGCgtaatacatattaaaaaggctttaattgttttaaaaaatgaaattgcaaAACAAACTGTAACAAGGAAGAATATTTGTATGCTTCAAAAATTAGTAAATATAGAGCTTCAGCATCAGGAACAAGTAAAAAGTTTGTACAATCATTTTGACGTTGTTTCTTGA